One stretch of Bradyrhizobium canariense DNA includes these proteins:
- the groL gene encoding chaperonin GroEL (60 kDa chaperone family; promotes refolding of misfolded polypeptides especially under stressful conditions; forms two stacked rings of heptamers to form a barrel-shaped 14mer; ends can be capped by GroES; misfolded proteins enter the barrel where they are refolded when GroES binds), which produces MAAKDVKFAGDARDRMLRGVDILANAVKVTLGPKGRNVVIEKSFGAPRITKDGVTVAKEIELEDKFENMGAQMLREVASKTNDTAGDGTTTATVLAQAIVREGAKSVAAGMNPMDLKRGIDIAVAAVIKDIGKRAKPVASSSEIAQVGTISANGDAAIGKMIAQAMQKVGNEGVITVEENKSLETEVDIVEGMKFDRGYLSPYFVTNAEKMTAELEDVYVLLHEKKLSGLQSMLPVLEAVVQSGRPLLIIAEDVEGEALATLVVNRLRGGLKVAAVKAPGFGDRRKAMLEDIAILTGGQLISDELGMKLESVTINMLGRARKVVIDKENTTIVNGAGKKKDIESRVTQIKAQIEETTSDYDREKLQERLAKLAGGVAVIRVGGATEIEVKEKKDRVEDALNATRAAVQEGIVPGGGVALLRAKKAVGRIANDNPDVQAGINIVLKALEAPVRQISENAGVEGSIVVGKILEEKSETFGFDAQTEDYVDMVAKGIIDPAKVVRTALQDAASVAGLLVTTEAMVAELPKEPAPAMPGGGGGMGGMGGMGF; this is translated from the coding sequence ATGGCAGCCAAGGACGTTAAATTTGCTGGAGACGCGCGCGATCGCATGCTGCGCGGCGTCGACATTCTCGCCAACGCCGTCAAGGTGACGCTCGGTCCCAAAGGCCGCAATGTCGTCATCGAGAAGAGCTTCGGCGCTCCCCGCATCACCAAGGACGGCGTTACCGTCGCCAAGGAGATCGAACTCGAGGACAAGTTCGAGAACATGGGCGCGCAGATGCTGCGCGAAGTCGCCTCCAAGACCAATGACACCGCGGGTGATGGCACCACTACCGCCACCGTGCTGGCGCAGGCGATCGTGCGCGAAGGCGCCAAATCGGTTGCCGCCGGCATGAACCCGATGGACCTCAAGCGCGGCATCGATATTGCCGTGGCCGCCGTCATCAAGGACATCGGGAAGCGCGCCAAGCCGGTTGCCTCGTCGTCCGAGATCGCGCAGGTCGGCACCATCTCGGCGAATGGCGACGCCGCGATCGGCAAGATGATCGCGCAGGCGATGCAGAAAGTCGGCAACGAGGGCGTCATCACGGTTGAAGAGAACAAGTCGCTCGAAACCGAAGTCGATATCGTCGAAGGCATGAAGTTCGACCGCGGCTATCTGTCGCCCTACTTCGTCACCAATGCCGAGAAGATGACGGCCGAACTCGAGGACGTCTACGTCCTGCTGCATGAGAAGAAGCTGTCGGGCCTGCAATCCATGCTGCCGGTGCTGGAGGCCGTGGTGCAATCGGGCCGCCCGCTGCTGATCATCGCCGAAGACGTCGAAGGCGAGGCCCTGGCGACGCTGGTCGTCAACCGCCTGCGCGGCGGGCTGAAGGTCGCCGCCGTCAAGGCGCCCGGCTTTGGCGATCGCCGCAAGGCGATGCTGGAGGACATCGCGATCCTGACCGGCGGTCAGCTGATCTCCGATGAACTCGGCATGAAGCTCGAAAGCGTGACGATCAACATGCTCGGCCGCGCCCGAAAGGTCGTGATCGACAAGGAAAACACCACGATCGTCAACGGCGCCGGCAAGAAAAAGGACATCGAGTCCCGCGTCACGCAGATCAAGGCGCAGATCGAGGAGACCACCTCGGACTACGACCGCGAGAAGCTGCAGGAGCGTCTTGCCAAGCTCGCCGGCGGCGTCGCCGTCATTCGCGTCGGCGGCGCAACCGAGATCGAGGTGAAAGAGAAGAAGGATCGCGTCGAGGACGCCCTCAATGCGACCCGCGCGGCGGTGCAGGAAGGCATCGTGCCCGGCGGTGGCGTTGCGCTATTGCGCGCCAAGAAGGCGGTCGGCCGCATCGCCAACGACAACCCCGACGTCCAGGCCGGTATCAATATCGTGCTGAAGGCGCTCGAAGCTCCGGTCCGCCAGATCTCCGAGAACGCAGGTGTCGAAGGCTCGATTGTCGTCGGCAAGATCCTCGAGGAAAAGTCCGAGACCTTCGGCTTCGACGCGCAGACCGAAGATTATGTCGACATGGTCGCCAAGGGCATCATCGACCCGGCCAAAGTGGTGCGCACCGCGCTGCAGGACGCGGCCTCCGTGGCAGGCCTGTTGGTGACGACCGAGGCCATGGTCGCCGAATTGCCCAAGGAACCGGCGCCCGCGATGCCCGGCGGTGGCGGCGGCATGGGTGGAATGGGCGGCATGGGATTCTAA
- a CDS encoding co-chaperone GroES, which translates to MAKTKFRPLHDRVVVKRIDAEEKTKGGIIIPDSAKEKPSQGEITAVGPGGRDEAGKLIPIDLKVGDRVLFGKWSGTEVKLDGEELLIMKESDIMGVLA; encoded by the coding sequence ATGGCTAAAACCAAATTTCGTCCCCTGCATGACCGTGTTGTGGTCAAGCGTATCGACGCCGAAGAAAAAACCAAGGGCGGAATCATTATTCCGGACAGCGCCAAGGAAAAGCCTTCGCAGGGCGAAATCACGGCGGTCGGCCCCGGCGGCCGCGACGAAGCGGGCAAACTGATTCCGATCGATCTCAAGGTGGGCGATCGCGTATTGTTCGGCAAATGGTCCGGCACCGAGGTCAAGCTCGATGGCGAGGAACTCCTGATCATGAAGGAGTCGGACATCATGGGCGTACTGGCCTAA
- a CDS encoding phytoene desaturase family protein: MARYDVVVIGAGLGGLTAGAILARAGRKVLIIERSNSVGGAASSYKSGDLFVEGSLHETSDPHDPRDPKHDALTRAGVIDAVKWIPSGVFYEVRGGPLDRPFVMPDNFDEARRALTERFPEARSGIEQLLGEMERIASAVGTLSKSAGASRNPRENVGALLKLAPAIGDWRLSLSEKLDRVFGDNEAVKCALAANLSYFHDDPGTLWWIFFAMAQGSYLQSGGRYVQGGSQRLSSALARAVRVAGGEVLVRRIVNSVALDAQGQTSTVSHTARDGSDPQTVECRRIIGNAAPETLAALMPASAAEKLRESYAQQTPSASLFALTLGLSRPPREFGINVYSTQLLPRDMTRLSDYAKGAALMAAEPGEQMPPMSVVDYAAIDSGVPAPPHVLSILGPDHLSNWDSSDMDAYREKRGRWQAAIVRYLDSIYPGLANGVVASSFNSALSVRQYLNAPHGAVYGFAPAPQRSTRRIPRRSPRTVVPGLYLASAYAGFGGYSGVVQSAGACADMILGEG; the protein is encoded by the coding sequence ATGGCGCGCTATGACGTAGTGGTGATCGGCGCCGGCCTTGGAGGCCTGACAGCCGGCGCGATCCTGGCGCGTGCGGGACGCAAAGTCCTTATCATCGAGCGCAGCAATTCGGTCGGCGGCGCGGCGTCGAGCTACAAATCCGGCGATCTGTTCGTCGAGGGTTCCCTGCACGAGACCAGCGATCCGCACGATCCCCGCGATCCGAAACACGATGCGCTGACGCGCGCGGGCGTTATCGACGCGGTCAAATGGATTCCGTCCGGCGTGTTTTATGAAGTGCGCGGCGGCCCGCTCGATCGGCCGTTCGTGATGCCGGACAATTTCGACGAAGCACGGCGCGCGCTGACCGAGCGTTTCCCGGAGGCCCGGTCAGGAATCGAGCAGTTGCTCGGCGAGATGGAACGCATCGCCTCCGCTGTGGGCACGCTGTCGAAAAGCGCCGGCGCGTCGAGGAATCCGCGCGAAAATGTCGGCGCGCTGTTGAAACTGGCGCCTGCGATCGGGGACTGGCGCTTGTCGTTGTCCGAGAAGCTCGATCGGGTTTTCGGCGACAATGAAGCCGTCAAATGCGCGCTTGCCGCCAACCTCTCCTACTTTCACGACGACCCGGGGACGTTGTGGTGGATCTTCTTTGCGATGGCGCAGGGAAGCTACCTGCAAAGCGGCGGCCGCTACGTGCAAGGCGGCTCGCAGCGGCTCTCCAGCGCACTCGCCCGCGCCGTCAGGGTCGCCGGCGGAGAGGTGCTGGTGCGCCGCATCGTCAACAGTGTCGCTCTGGATGCGCAGGGCCAAACCAGCACCGTTAGCCACACCGCGCGCGACGGCAGCGATCCGCAGACGGTCGAGTGCCGGCGGATTATCGGCAACGCCGCGCCGGAGACGCTGGCGGCCCTGATGCCTGCTTCGGCTGCGGAAAAGCTCAGGGAAAGCTACGCGCAGCAAACGCCCTCGGCTTCGCTATTTGCGCTCACGCTCGGCCTATCGAGGCCGCCGCGCGAATTCGGGATCAACGTCTACTCCACGCAGTTGCTGCCGCGCGACATGACACGGCTATCCGACTACGCGAAAGGCGCGGCACTGATGGCGGCCGAGCCTGGCGAGCAAATGCCGCCGATGTCCGTGGTCGATTACGCGGCGATCGATTCCGGCGTTCCGGCTCCGCCCCATGTGCTCTCGATCCTCGGGCCCGACCATCTGTCGAACTGGGACAGTTCGGACATGGACGCCTATCGCGAAAAACGCGGCCGCTGGCAGGCGGCGATCGTGCGTTATCTCGATTCGATTTATCCGGGCCTTGCGAACGGCGTCGTCGCATCGTCGTTCAACAGCGCGTTATCGGTCCGGCAATACCTCAATGCGCCCCATGGCGCGGTTTATGGGTTTGCGCCGGCGCCGCAGCGCTCGACCCGGCGTATTCCAAGACGCTCGCCGCGCACCGTGGTGCCCGGACTTTATCTGGCCTCGGCCTATGCAGGTTTCGGCGGCTATTCCGGCGTCGTGCAATCCGCCGGCGCATGCGCCGACATGATCCTTGGTGAAGGCTAA
- a CDS encoding META domain-containing protein yields the protein MLLLKSFLSRSAIALVLAAGALGVVPASADEGFPFGFEMTLDTASQPGSKRLPTLEIGDNGEATLDLWCKAGKGQFSVAGNTVIFVPGQMEDRAACAPGRAEIDDELLTTLSEATTWKRQGDLVLFIGTKSLHFHINTN from the coding sequence ATGCTTTTGCTGAAAAGTTTTCTGAGTAGATCCGCTATTGCACTGGTGTTGGCGGCGGGCGCGCTGGGCGTTGTTCCGGCCAGCGCCGATGAGGGGTTTCCGTTCGGATTTGAAATGACGTTGGATACGGCAAGTCAGCCCGGTTCGAAGCGGTTGCCCACGCTCGAGATCGGCGACAATGGCGAGGCGACACTCGATCTGTGGTGCAAAGCAGGCAAGGGCCAGTTTTCAGTGGCCGGTAATACCGTGATTTTCGTCCCCGGTCAGATGGAAGACCGCGCCGCCTGTGCGCCGGGGCGGGCGGAGATCGACGATGAATTGCTCACGACGTTGAGCGAAGCCACGACCTGGAAACGTCAGGGTGATCTGGTCTTGTTCATTGGGACGAAATCGCTGCACTTCCACATCAATACCAATTAG
- a CDS encoding protein phosphatase CheZ, whose protein sequence is MPIHRRRFRVEQAVVSDMPMPSVADEDVGPMHREIMSELRAIRSHMASPGRSAAAEAGKQVSAEAADAHAMLETYRAQIEQCEKLKVELDLIYDAISRTKREIAVLHGASFNGEEMARVNGELGAVVGGTEEATQQILEAAESIDQAATALTSVNSIDQQKLLAEEIQERVVSIFEACNFQDLTGQRIKKVMTTMKFIENHITVMMDIWGGVDAIKAHAPPIVDTREGDEKLLNGPKLDDDIGHASQDDIDALFD, encoded by the coding sequence ATGCCGATTCATCGTAGACGTTTTCGTGTCGAACAAGCCGTTGTTAGCGATATGCCGATGCCCTCAGTTGCCGACGAAGATGTCGGCCCGATGCATCGCGAGATCATGAGCGAACTGCGCGCGATCCGCAGCCACATGGCTTCCCCCGGCCGCAGCGCCGCAGCGGAAGCCGGCAAGCAGGTTTCGGCGGAGGCCGCCGATGCCCATGCAATGCTCGAAACCTATCGGGCCCAGATCGAACAGTGCGAGAAACTCAAGGTGGAACTCGACCTTATTTACGATGCCATCAGCCGGACCAAGCGGGAAATCGCAGTGCTGCATGGCGCGAGCTTCAACGGCGAGGAGATGGCCCGGGTCAACGGTGAACTCGGCGCCGTGGTGGGCGGCACCGAAGAAGCCACACAGCAAATCCTCGAAGCAGCCGAATCGATCGACCAGGCAGCGACTGCGCTGACCAGCGTGAACTCGATTGATCAGCAAAAGCTGCTTGCCGAAGAAATCCAGGAGCGCGTCGTCTCGATTTTCGAGGCCTGCAACTTCCAGGATCTGACCGGTCAGCGCATCAAGAAGGTGATGACCACGATGAAATTCATCGAAAACCACATCACCGTCATGATGGATATCTGGGGCGGCGTCGATGCGATCAAGGCTCACGCGCCGCCGATCGTCGATACCCGCGAAGGCGACGAAAAGCTGCTCAACGGTCCGAAGCTGGACGACGACATCGGCCACGCCTCGCAGGACGATATCGACGCGCTGTTTGACTGA